In Aquimarina spinulae, a single window of DNA contains:
- a CDS encoding gliding motility-associated C-terminal domain-containing protein produces the protein MIKKYNLLALTVTIVLLLSLRAEAQEIDPPIFTFQGTPSLIQKLCIGQNSPNREAIAKANILFATGTEFVLELSDENGVFSNDVTRVLTRFTTPIAIPPGGDIEFPSFTIPTDLRGENYGLRVNVPASSTLSAVQENIPIYYFDFSQIDLDGPNKDANIVVVCNGGSTTLFATPDDFPQYEWTFNGVTIAGETNSTLENVTQTGVYEVIFNIGSCENSTLGDKNQKPIEVINFDTTSITIEQSSPQQFCPSDVKILSTSLKFPEFTYEWFKDGVLIPEFDNHTVTLPESNFAGVYTVTIRTLEGCSISANPVEVINLGSDILTQPPPQIMLLPTQPTLVLSITTNAPVAGSTVEWFRNGISVQGPLAVNTPGALSFDVTNPGVYRVDVFANDACMDTLQATTEVFEPVGFRTQISTLLDCDADTGTLGLENLFGITSSGTEVPITTDQYSLFDFEWFLGSQSTGVTETTFTVNESNIGEVYALEATLRGTTFPTARSNDLTVEFLSDVVVIEASPAFIPFGETSTLSVPESSNYAYEWFIVVDGENQSLVDGSTVISGQGTSSIEIDTIGDYFVRITLLDCVIDSEILSISDVAGSSEIIPNVVTPNSDGINDNWLLPPSLFNQQAVEVTIYNARGQVDFTSSSYQNNWPRENSKSSGQDPFYYYIITKNNSVVRKGSITIMK, from the coding sequence ATGATAAAAAAATACAATTTATTAGCATTAACTGTTACTATTGTCCTGCTCTTATCGTTAAGAGCAGAAGCTCAGGAAATTGATCCTCCAATTTTTACTTTTCAAGGTACACCAAGCCTAATACAGAAACTCTGTATAGGTCAAAATAGCCCCAATCGAGAAGCTATAGCCAAGGCAAACATTTTATTTGCTACAGGTACAGAATTTGTTTTAGAATTATCAGATGAGAATGGTGTTTTTTCTAATGATGTTACCAGAGTTTTAACACGATTTACTACACCTATCGCGATTCCTCCAGGAGGAGATATCGAATTTCCTTCTTTTACTATCCCTACAGATTTACGAGGAGAAAATTATGGTTTACGAGTTAATGTCCCTGCAAGTTCTACTTTAAGTGCAGTACAAGAAAATATTCCTATTTACTATTTTGATTTTTCACAAATAGATTTGGATGGACCAAATAAAGATGCAAATATAGTCGTAGTCTGTAATGGTGGGTCTACAACCTTATTTGCAACTCCAGATGATTTTCCACAATATGAATGGACTTTTAATGGAGTAACGATCGCCGGAGAAACAAATAGTACTCTTGAAAATGTAACTCAAACAGGAGTATATGAAGTTATTTTTAATATTGGATCTTGTGAGAATAGTACGCTCGGTGATAAAAATCAAAAACCAATAGAAGTTATTAATTTTGATACTACTTCTATAACTATTGAACAATCCTCACCACAACAATTTTGTCCTAGTGATGTCAAAATATTAAGTACTTCTTTAAAATTTCCAGAATTCACTTATGAATGGTTTAAAGATGGAGTATTAATTCCCGAATTTGATAACCATACAGTTACTTTACCAGAAAGTAATTTTGCAGGTGTATATACAGTAACCATAAGAACTCTAGAAGGGTGCTCTATTTCGGCAAATCCCGTCGAGGTTATTAATTTGGGTTCAGATATTTTAACCCAGCCTCCTCCCCAGATTATGTTATTACCTACCCAGCCTACGTTGGTTTTGTCTATTACGACCAATGCTCCTGTTGCTGGCAGTACGGTAGAATGGTTTAGGAACGGAATAAGTGTTCAAGGTCCGCTCGCGGTTAATACACCGGGAGCTTTGTCTTTTGATGTCACTAACCCAGGAGTGTATCGTGTAGATGTCTTTGCAAACGATGCATGTATGGATACTCTTCAGGCTACTACCGAGGTTTTTGAGCCAGTAGGGTTTAGAACCCAGATTTCTACTTTGTTAGATTGTGATGCGGATACCGGTACTTTGGGTTTAGAGAATTTATTTGGTATTACTTCTAGTGGTACAGAGGTTCCTATTACCACCGATCAATATTCATTATTTGATTTTGAATGGTTTTTAGGCAGTCAGTCTACGGGAGTTACCGAAACGACATTTACAGTTAATGAGTCTAACATAGGTGAAGTTTATGCTTTAGAAGCCACTTTACGAGGCACTACATTTCCTACTGCTCGATCTAATGATCTAACGGTTGAGTTTTTATCAGACGTTGTGGTAATAGAAGCTTCCCCGGCATTTATTCCATTTGGAGAGACCTCTACATTAAGTGTTCCCGAGAGTAGTAATTATGCTTATGAGTGGTTTATAGTTGTAGACGGCGAGAACCAATCTTTGGTAGATGGTTCTACAGTTATAAGTGGTCAGGGAACAAGTTCTATAGAGATAGATACTATAGGGGATTACTTTGTTAGGATTACATTATTGGATTGTGTTATAGATTCCGAGATACTCAGTATTTCAGATGTTGCGGGTTCTTCAGAGATTATTCCCAATGTAGTTACGCCCAATAGTGATGGTATCAATGATAATTGGTTGCTTCCTCCGAGTTTGTTTAATCAGCAAGCAGTAGAGGTTACGATTTATAACGCACGAGGTCAGGTTGATTTTACATCATCAAGTTATCAGAATAACTGGCCCCGAGAGAATTCGAAATCATCGGGTCAGGACCCGTTTTATTATTATATAATCACCA
- a CDS encoding class I SAM-dependent methyltransferase — protein sequence MNTQKTLDFFIECKDHTVSGEKFQLLYDKEYDMLVTSPKPDENKLGKYYESEDYISHTDSKRSLFEKLYHLVKTYSLNKKVKLISTLNQQVGVLLDIGAGTGDFLSAAKNKGWRIEGVEPNGQAKELAKQKGIDLKSETANLNSKSFNVITMWHVLEHIPDLQLQIRELKRLLKPNGFVIIAVPNFKSYDAKQYNSFWAAYDVPRHLWHFSKTSIQKLFEEENLKLEKVLPMKFDSFYVSLLSEKYRSGKMNFLSAFWIGLRSNLKAKRSGEYSSHIYVLKND from the coding sequence ATGAATACACAAAAAACTTTAGATTTTTTTATCGAATGTAAAGACCATACGGTTTCTGGAGAAAAGTTTCAGTTGCTTTACGATAAAGAATATGATATGTTGGTTACTTCTCCAAAACCTGATGAAAATAAATTGGGTAAATATTATGAGAGCGAAGATTATATTTCTCATACAGATTCCAAACGATCTCTTTTTGAAAAACTATACCACTTAGTTAAAACCTATTCTTTAAACAAAAAGGTTAAACTTATTTCTACATTAAATCAACAAGTAGGTGTGCTTTTGGATATTGGTGCAGGAACAGGTGATTTTTTGAGTGCTGCAAAAAATAAAGGTTGGAGAATCGAAGGGGTAGAACCAAATGGTCAAGCAAAAGAATTAGCAAAACAAAAAGGAATTGATTTAAAGTCGGAAACGGCGAATTTGAATTCAAAAAGTTTTAATGTTATTACTATGTGGCATGTTTTAGAACATATCCCAGATTTGCAACTTCAAATTAGAGAATTAAAACGCCTTTTAAAACCAAATGGATTTGTAATTATAGCTGTTCCAAATTTTAAATCATATGATGCAAAGCAATATAATTCTTTTTGGGCGGCATATGATGTACCCAGACATCTTTGGCATTTTTCTAAAACTTCTATCCAAAAACTTTTTGAAGAAGAAAATTTAAAATTAGAAAAAGTACTCCCCATGAAATTTGATTCATTTTACGTATCACTTTTATCAGAAAAATATAGAAGTGGTAAAATGAACTTTTTAAGCGCTTTTTGGATTGGATTACGTTCTAATCTTAAAGCAAAACGATCTGGCGAGTATTCTTCACATATTTACGTTCTTAAAAACGACTAA
- a CDS encoding OmpH family outer membrane protein, whose translation MRKIVWVASALLILASCNQQIEKTGYVNNTKVVSDFKEMKAAQEKWTKRNNEVRAELEEKAKQFQIEVEGYKNIMKSMSAANREKKEQELMVKQQGLQREQQAKMQEIQQGSQVEIDSIIGKVKSFIEDYGKKNGYTYIYGDTETSNILYGKEELNLTDKILTALNGGDTTTTETKE comes from the coding sequence ATGAGAAAAATAGTATGGGTTGCAAGTGCACTATTAATTTTAGCCTCTTGTAATCAACAAATAGAAAAAACGGGTTATGTAAATAACACCAAAGTTGTTTCTGATTTTAAAGAGATGAAAGCAGCGCAAGAAAAATGGACTAAACGTAATAATGAAGTGCGTGCAGAACTTGAAGAAAAAGCAAAACAATTTCAGATTGAGGTAGAAGGATATAAAAATATTATGAAATCTATGTCTGCTGCCAATAGAGAAAAGAAAGAGCAAGAGCTTATGGTTAAACAACAAGGTTTACAAAGAGAGCAGCAAGCTAAAATGCAAGAGATTCAACAAGGAAGTCAAGTAGAGATAGATTCTATTATAGGTAAGGTGAAGAGTTTTATTGAGGATTATGGTAAGAAAAATGGATATACTTATATCTACGGAGATACAGAAACCAGTAATATCCTGTATGGTAAAGAAGAATTAAACCTTACAGATAAGATTCTTACGGCATTAAACGGAGGAGATACTACAACTACTGAAACAAAAGAGTAG